One Palaemon carinicauda isolate YSFRI2023 chromosome 4, ASM3689809v2, whole genome shotgun sequence DNA segment encodes these proteins:
- the LOC137639804 gene encoding uncharacterized protein has translation MNVDMFFQNLQSVQDRYEFTPRDMWNMVETWVPTVQKPVKVVARKGSKQIGKITSAERGTLVTVAIAVSAIGNAVPPFLVFPRVHFHDHFLINSPLGSYGAANPSGWMKESDFVGFLNHFVKHTKCLKEHPVLLLLDNHESHLSIDGLNYCKANGIIALSFPHTALIGCNRMI, from the coding sequence ATGAATgtagacatgttttttcaaaatCTTCAATCTGTCCAAGATCGCTATGAGTTTACTCCAAGGGACATGTGGAACATGGTTGAGACTTGGGTACCAACAGTTCAGAAGCCTGTTAAAGTTGTTGCTCGAAAAGGGTCTAAACAAATTGGAAAAATTACCTCAGCAGAAAGAGGAACTCTTGTAACAGTCGCTATAGCTGTTTCAGCAATTGGTAATGCAGTCCCTCCTTTCTTAGTTTTCCCAAGAGTTCATTTCCACGATCATTTCCTGATTAATAGCCCTCTAGGTAGTTATGGAGCAGCTAATCCATCAGGGTGGATGAAAGAGTCTGACTTTGTTGGGTTTCTTAACCATTTTGTGAAACATACTAAATGTTTAAAAGAGCACCCAGTGCTTTTATTACTAGACAATCATGAGTCTCACCTGTCCATAGATGGCCTGAATTATTGTAAGGCAAATGGAATTATTGCTCTTTCATTCCCCCACACTGCTCTTATAGGATGCAACCGCATGATATAA